In the Glycine max cultivar Williams 82 chromosome 6, Glycine_max_v4.0, whole genome shotgun sequence genome, AGAGACTTTTGCGttgtatcattttaaatttaatataataaataaaatgcacaTAAAGTTATATAATGACAAATGTTGAGAATACTCCTGGGCCTGGCTTCCCATATAAGACGCTTCTAAGTTCTGACCTTATCATGTAAGGTAACTTGCATGTTAGCTTATGTATGTTgtccttttcttgttttggataGGTCACGAACCTCCAATCCAAAGTACTCATTCCAATCCGAGTGACCAAACTTTTAGATATTGGACTTATAACCACTATTCAAAATAATACTACATCACATATAATctttatttaatgtaaattaaaCCATTATTATTAGCATTACTTATGTATATTAATTGTACATTAAATTATActaatagataattttattaaataataaaaaaattaaattaccgtATGACATGTGTTTAATAAGATTATTCACCTACCACTAGATAATATCTGAGATCCAACCACATCAAACTCCAAATGAAGACCAGAATACCAACTCTGGGCTATAAGTTTCATTTGTTAGGTCACCATCTCTATAAATTTGCTGCAAGCGAGGAGAGAAGTTAATTCTATGTACTTCTTCAACTCTAAGAAGTAGTCCATCTTTCACTTATTCTATTAATTGGGGCGAACAACTTAGTGCAAAAGAGCATAAATttgattcaaattatcatatttcCTATGAATGAATGTTAGAAAATCCTACAATTCATTCACCTTAAGAATATCAATTAGTCCTCCACATTTCATACTTTTAGCTTCGACCGATCTAGTTCTATCTAACTTGACTAGAATTATTTCTATCAGAAAATATTTGTGAATGTTACCTATTGAGTTACATTCATTAATTGAGCTTCTCTATACTTATACAATTGATTGAGCATTTTTTGTGTACCTACAAAGTTTAGgtaatataatgaaaatatgaaaGGTCTgtgttatataaaaaacatttgttTGTTTAAATAAGTCAGttctttaaatgaatttttatattcTGAAAAGTTAGTCTCTAATTTTCGAAGtatgaatattttgttttattaaaaacaaaatagaaatataaacttatttataatttatttttatattattatctaattataaattattttatatatgatgaaattattgttttttaaaataattattttaaaatttatattgaaaaagacatctaataagttaaaaagtgtaCGCATTaagaatacataaaaattaagcaAAATTGTACTACAAATTGCCTGCAATTTTCCTACAGTAGCATACCTACATTTAAATTACACAAATCACGCAACGGCTCAGCCTAATCACTACAAGAATTGAGCCATTAATgtttaccaaaagaaaaaagcgTTATTCATCGTTAATCATTCCTGAACGGAATCATTGGAGCAATTTGCAAATACAAAAGGCACCTATGATTTAGATGTGCTGACCTCAAACGCCAAAGGACAAATTAGGGGTGtatgatttagtttttttttattttcacttgaaaataaaaaatatgatgaaaatatatttagctggatttttattttcatttttattgaaattttttttcaaacgaatcaaaatctaaaaacaataaaattgtgttttaaatattgtcaattaaaaccaaaaatctcGTTTCGGATAGCAGTAACAAAGAATGTaatttaagcaaatctaaaaatacatttccttctaaaaatatatttttaatgtttttatttcttaaaaaaaaatgaaaccaaacatattttcagaattctaatcttttaaaaataaaaatgattttcaaaaaataaaaaatacaaaaactgaGCACACCCTTACTCAACCATaccatctattttatttatgtatcaAACCACAGACATCCAGCGAATTGAATACTAATTTCTCTTTTAGggaaataattgtttttctaaacaaaatcaaattgcaTACCTGTTGTggtatattattatgattatgatatgaAGTAATAAGGTAGCATAATAAAATAAGCAAGTGGTAGCTGTCAAAGAAATTGTCCATGTTTACACGTGGAATGTGCCGACATCCGCAAACAAAACAAGCAAGCTAGGTCTGACGAATTAATATGACTTTTATACAGAATCTGTACCTAGCGAACATTTAAGAACACTGTCTCAGAAGTGAGAAGtggtcttctttctttttttcctttagtGCTActattactttttgttttttttattttattttaatttaactgtATTTTTCTGTCTTCTTACTTTTTGTGAATTTTGTCTCccattctttttactttttgtgaatattgtttCCCATTGTTTTTAGCAAATGTTAATTAGAGTCATTGCTACATATTTAATCTCATTTAAAACTGTCTTAAAAACCTCAGTACAAAACAGTAGTAGTAATAAAAACACTAAAAGTGCCATTAATATACATTTACTCTTTATTCTCAATTTCAatgtaaatttcaataaaaaaatcattttgaatttcttgacTAGTGTTTTTTTTGAGACAAAGTGTATCTTGAAACAATTATATTCAATACACATGATTCCAACctcatataaaagaaaataaatccaCATTAATTGAGTAGTTATGTTaacataattacaaaaataatattctatcctaatataaattttctctctatatataatattttgagttgaataaaattattataaattgatgattttttagTCTATAATGcaattgtatattttaaattcatattcaaaattattcatcaaactaaaataattgTATACTTATTGATTTATGTCTTGGGTGTAATGTTgaatctaaataaaaaaaataaacaaaattcaagaaaataaaattgcaaaaaaaaaagtggaagaagTGTTAATGACATCCTTCCCTGCacagttttaaaagttttttttatgatttgttaaaaattattaaaaatcattaaattttgtaaatttcatTTCTCATTTAATGTAAATAAGCAGAAAATcattaaatcaaaaataaaatttattaaaattaatattttttaaattataacgaATAAGGGACTAGACTAGCATTTATCACGGTGGAATTAAATCTTTagttttgttcttgtttttgtATTGCTGACCATGTGAAAAGACTCAGATACAACAAAGTGGCCCACAGTtcttgaaaaaattgaaagatacTCTCTCCTTAAAGTATTATTACAACTGAAGGAAGCTTCACACGCCTCAGATCTAAATCCAAATAACCTGATACACTGATACAAACATTTCACCACACTCTCACCATCTTCatcactacttttttttttttttttcccttcaacCTAATTAATCACccctctcatttttattttgactgAAAGTTCTGAAGAAAGAATAAGAAAGACATGTGAGTCTTTTTCAGTCTTCTCTTTTTAGTTCCTTCTACATGGTTGAAGCACTACCATTCCCCATTTCATCAAATagctataaaaactaaaaccccTTGTTTCAGCAACCTGCACCCTTGTCAAAGTTGAAGTCTTCAAGCACTTAGTTTCTTAAAGGTAACTCCTTTAAGGTCCATTCATAATCTTCTCAGATAGAAAGAGAGTGATCTATTCATTCTAATCATTTGGGGTGTCAGAAACATTCACATTCACATCTGGGTCTAAAGTTGTGAATTCATTAACCTTCACCTGGTGCCACTAACAAAAGTGACCCTTTGGATAAGAATTCAAAAGGGTATCTGAGGATCTCACAAATTTGTTGAATTTCCCTGATTCTATGTTGTATAGGGTGTGCAAGAGGTACAGAATCATGGTGAGTGGAAATGGCTTGTTTTACCCCGTTGTGGGGTTTGCATCGATCGTGCTGTTCATTTACATGTCTTTTGGGGACGTGAGGTTTGGTTTTGAGGAAGAAGCTGAATTGGCTTTTGTGGAGAGAAATGGGACTCAGTTTATGGTGGATGGAAAGGCTTTCTACATTAATGGATGGAACTCTTATTGGTTAATGGTTCAATCTGTGGATGAGTATTCCAGGCCAAAGGTACGTGAAATGCTTAGGTCTGGGGCTAAGATGGGGCTCACTGTGTGTagaacttgggccttcaatgaTGGTGACTACAATGCCCTTCAGAGTTCCCCTGGTGTGTTCAATGAACAAGCTTTCAAGGTAGTGTTTTGTAGATTGATTTTGTgattattttttcatgtttttgttgtttgttgttcCTCCTTGGATTATTTTTCTTGTCTTggtgtaattttattttggtttttccgTGCTTGACTATGGATGCTGACATAACTAGATTTTGATGAGAGTCCAGTAGCGGGGTGTTGGatattttggttttcttttcttttgctttgatttgttttttgttttatgtatCGTCTTCTCACTCACTTTTATTCCTTTTTCCCTGAAATTGAGTTTGTGGCTGGAGGCTTCCAAAACTAGGTTTGTAACTTTGTCTGTATGATTGGTGTCCACGATTTATGCATTAATTGCTGTGGTTCATAGGGGGCTGGGATTAAAGTTTGCAGAATTTGTGGTAAGCACTTTTGAATTGTGACATGAGCCGTGGTGACATGCTTGTTGTAGCTAAGCTGAATGGCCACGGTTACCATTGTTCTTGAAAGTGATATAATATCATATGTGGTAGGATACTGACAAAAACTGAGAAACATTTATGTATGATGACAATCTTAGTAGAATAAAGTTGAAGATTGAATTTGCTTTGTTTGTTTGTATGCCTCTACAATGCGCTCATGATTGAAATGGAAAGTATAGTGTGCCAGACTCATGTTATTTCTCTTCTTGCTTACTCCATCCTTGATCAATCTATCACGTGTGAAAAATTCTCCCTAAAATGCCTAAATTGAAAGTTATATGTGTGCttacattttgaaaattttctatgcatgcttttttaatttagtcattTAGAAGTCCTTCATAATTGTCTTGGATATTTTTGCCTTGCTAATGTACCCTATGAGTCATGCTtgatagaaatgaaaaaaaatgctttatgTTGCATTACTGCTAATACTTTTGGTCCATGGATTAAGCTAGTTGTTTACTGTTTAACATTACTGTATGATGAATGAAAACTATGTTGAACTTTGGTTGGGTAACAGGCCTTGGACTATGTTATAGCAGAAGCAAGGCAACATGGAATTAGGCTGCTCCTTAGCTTAGTAAATAACTTGCATGCATATGGTGGGAAGACTCAATATGTCAAATGGGCATGGCAAGAAGGGGTTGGCTTAAGCTCATCTAACgattctttcttctttgatCCATCAATCCGTAGTTATTTCAAGAATTATGTCAAGGTAAGATATGTCTATCTTGTATTAGTAGCCCAATTTTTTTACGACTTACGCTTGAAGAATTGGACAGAGGGTAGACAAGTAGATGGGATATTAGTCTTTGCTAGTCAAGGTTGTTCTTTAGCCTAcgtcatttttaataaaataacgcTGTTGGGTCTATCTATCAAAAACCaagttttcaataaatatgCATCCATTTAGACTGAAGTCTTTTTTATCCTtatgatcaaatttaaataaataaaatcaaagggaggattaataatgaaattatggAATTTCTATATTGCATTATTGTTTTCCCCCTTCATAACAAGTGATTGCTGTTTTTCCTTGCCCATTGTTTTAATACATGACACTTCTATTTCCTTCTCATGTGGGTCGAAACAATGATTATCCGTAGCCCCATTTCAATTTCCCTTGCCTGTCCTTTTACTTTTGCTTTGGTGGGCATTTCAATTTTAGCTGCATATTTGCAGCCTTTGAGACTGGTCTTTAGATAAATTAATTGtttcctttcaatttttctACAGACAATTTTGACAAGGAAGAATACTATAACTGGAATTGAATATAGAAATGACCCCACCATTTTTGGTTGGGAATTGATTAACGAACCTCGGTGCCTAACTGATCCTTCTGGTGATACTCTCCAAGTAAGTCCTGTATATGTGTTTTTATCCCttcaaatatttatagaaataacATGCCAGAAATGTTAATAAGCAATTCAAAGTGACTAATTCAAATATCTTTATTctttcctcaatttttttgtttaataaattattatgatcTCAAATGGTCTGCGCTTTTATAGAAATTCCCTCTCCACCATGCAAGCTCACATATTTGCACAAATGCttggctgaatttgatattatgGTGTACTCTGAATTTTAGCCATCATTTTGATGCTCATTCAGATTTCAGATGTTGCTCACTTTAAACCCCTTTTGAAAGGAAActtgaagttgaaagttgaaacctttattttaagtatttaattatcTGGACTTATACTTGTACTGTGCCatctaaattcattaaaatgtaaatgaggGGAAAAATTACAGGATATCCTTATCCCTTGGATTCTTCTGAGTTcagaagggaaagaaaaaacaCTAGTGTGACACCACTTCTTATTTAGGTATATCCAAGTATAGTTGTATATGGTTTACTTATTTATCATAGAACTGCAGGATTGGATAGAGGAAATGTCAGCTTTTGTCAAATTGATTGACAAGCGCCATCTTGTGACTGTTGGACTTGAAGGTTTCTATGGTCCTAATGATCCGAAAAGATTGACTGTGAACCCTGAGGATTGGGCATCTAGACTTGGATCTGACTTTATAAGGAACTCCAAAATCTCAAATATTGACTTCACCTCTGTCCATATCTATCCTGATCACTGGTAAGCATTATGTAACTGCTATATCTGtagttttgaaatttctctgtgcatgtttgttttcacattgcatcaaagtttatttgCATTCGAAGAAGTTACTAACAGTTATAGCTTCTATGTATTTAGGCTTCTATtgacgtttttttttttccatcttaATGTACATACAAGATGTTATACCTAACAGGTAATTAGACTCTTAAAAAAAGGAACTGAACTTTGGAAGTTCCAAATAACTTAACCTGCAGAATGGGAGCTTTTGTGCTCTAAATTTCTCATGTTTTTGTCTTGAAGTAATCAACTATCTCAGcattaatttgtttgaaatttgcATCCAAGACCTTTAAGATATtacatttgatttttattcagaAGCACACATCCCAAATCTTATGATAATTTCATATtgcttattcttttttatcatgtCCTTTATAAATtaactccttttttttaattaaaaaccttTGCATAGGTTTCATCATCAGGTATTTGAAGACTACATGAAGTTTGTCTCCAAGTGGATGCTTTCCCACATCGAAGATGGTGATAAGATATTGAACAAGCCAGTCTTGTTCTCGGAGTATGGATTGTCAGACATAAATTTTACGATGCCTGAACGAAAAACAATGTACAAAACAATTTTAGACATAAGCTACAAATCTGCAAAGAGAAACAGGTCTGGAGCAGGTGCTCTAGTATGGCAATTCTTAGTTGGAGGAATGCAGGAGTTTACTGATGATTTTGGGATCATCCCATGGGAAAAGACACCTATCCCTTCACTATTTGTTGAACAATCATGCAGATTGACCAAGGTCAAGGGATGGCCTCACAAGGACACAAGTTTTAAACAATTTTGTTAGGAAAAGATGTGGAAATAAAAAGCCCTTGATTTGAATGGGGGGAGATATATGGGTTCTTTTGTGGTTTAAGACTGCTGAATAggtgcatgactagttttgtaCAATATGCTCTTGTTTTCATCACCAATGATAAAGTTGGTTAGAGGCGTATATATAGTGTGGTAACATAGATTAGATATTACTATAAAcagttattttgaatttaaagatTGTAATCCACATGAACAAAATCAACCATGAAGTCTTTTAAGATGAGAGAATTTGTTTTGAAGTTCGCCCTTCCATTTGTTTCCGACTTTCACGAGAATTTCTTAAAGCTCACTTTAACTTAAATATTCTAGATGAGGAATGGCACGGAGACTTTAACACTcatcaaaatttaatgattttctctttttatatacatatactaattaaaattgttgattttaataaatttcagacAATGATATATAGTTTAAAAAGAGTGTCGTTAATATTTCTCAAATTCCAGATACCAATTTCATTGCAAATCTTAAACATGATATATAACTTAATGGATGTTACTTCAGTCACTTTATGTCTGCCTAccctagtgttttttttttaataactaggCCAATCCTACTCAAGTAGCTGAACTACCAGCCTACCACATGACATATGAAATATTATTGTGCATGTTAGGTATCTCTATATCagcaacttattattattattatatcttttgaatatttaaataggTCACACCATTATAcaacacttattttctttttatgatttAAGTAATTTATCTCCCAAACTCGGCAACTCCAAAAATTCTCCTAATGAGTCCCACAAATAACTATGCATAGCTTTCATCAACATTAATGAGTCCCACAAAAATACACTATTGGCCCACTAAATGTACAAAGGTGCTTAAATAAACACCAAAATGCTTAACATGCTACACACTACCTAGTGCTTAGCATGCTACAATCTAGGGATGGGTATATGAATTGAGGTATGTGGGTCGGTCCGTTAAGCTCACAGACTGAGTAGattatgaattttgttttttacaaaCCCGTATAATTATAAGTAAGACGTGAGTCTGACCTATTAAGTCCACAAACTTAACGAATTTTATCCTCGGACTCACGGGTAGCCTATAtaagagaaaattaattttaaaataaaaattatatagattGAGTAGTTGAGTTGAGAGTTGAGACTTCAGAGACCTCCCTTTTCCTGACCCTCACTTCGTGGTGTGTCTCCTTTCTCGACCCTCAATCCGCTACGAGGCCCACAACATCACTTTCTCTTCCTCAACTCGTGCGCGACCTCCCTACCCTGGCCAACACTACGCCATGCTTCCCTTACCTCGGCCAAACACTGCGCGAAAAGGTCACTTCCTTCACCTCAGCTCATGTGCACCACCCTTCTTTACACGTTGCACCTCTCCCTTGCACATCACGTCTCCCCTATGCCGTCATACCTCTCTCTTGCTTGTGGTCGTGcaaaacaaccaaaaacatttttttttaaaaaaaattcttaattgaaCCCTCGAACAGATCCATTTATCTGTGGGCTTAGCAGACTGGATACGGACccaaaacaaattcatttaTCTTGTGAAATGTATTTACTTGGTCCGCTTAAAACACAGGTTTTAGGGACTGAACCTTAAAAGGACCAAACCGGCCCGTATACCCACCCTTACTACAAACTACCTCTGATTCAACACAAGAATTTTCATTTGGATAGAACCCTTTAAAATGGCCTTAGGATATAAAACGAATTATGAGCCTCTAACTGGATGATCAAGACAACCATTATTGTTGCCCTCCATTCTTTTAAGATTGAAGCTCAATCTAAGCTAGCATATGCGGTTTTCACTTAAAACTCTCAAGACcccacttattttttttaatatttaatcaattgagTTTTATTTAAACATACAAAGGATTCCgcatgaataataataataataataataataataataataataataataataataataataataataaagaattttttatgaatagtaGTACAACTGTCTTTTTTTAGGGGTAAAAACAAGTGTCCTAACACTTCCTTCTTTGTATAAGTTATAGAAAAATTATAGATtaagatatataaaatatatttttatttttttgttgcagATATAGCTTATAGTTATATACAACAACGAAAAAAAACAGCTAACATTCAGTTTCAATTTGCGAGTATTGTGTTCTCTTCTCCAGGTAGTTCACCTTGCTTCAACTAACAAACTAAGAGATTATAAAACTGCCAGAGTGCAGTTTCAATTTATTAACCGAGTCAAATTAGaagtaataaacaaataaatattcgTCACAAAACCTAGCATATCGAATGCTCATGTTCTTATGGTTTcagcagaaaaagaaaaagtattaaCATGTTCAGTTCAGCTTAAATTGAACCGTGGTAGTACCTATCATTCTAAACTTTAGAAGTTACAGAGAACTGTATAACCTGTGCATTATATCTATCGGAAATCTGAGAAAAACGAATATTTTTCTGAATTAAACATGCACTATATATTCAACTACGGAAATAAGCTAACAAAACTGAATCATGGTAATGCCTATCGTTCTGTGGGACAATGAACCGTTTTCTGCCAGGGGTGTGTAACAGCACACATAATCAGAAGATCACCGAACaaaactaattttgaaaaacatgaGAAATTGACTAATTACAATAACAAATATGACCATCAAAGGAAAGCAGAAAATAATCTCCGCTATCcaccaaacaaacaaaatataatcacaGTCACCAACTCAATCAACAACAGCCCTCACATACCCAGATGAAAATTTGGAACACAGAAAGTTTAATCTCTCATCTTCTATGGCCCTGTGCATATCATTTCAGCGTCAACCCTGGAAGCAAGCATAATACAGACCTTATTAGCTAAAATGATAAATACACAAAGATAGGGTAGCCCTAATTAATTCAGTCAAGTGAAAGGTTCAAAGGAGGCAAAACACCAAAGGTTACAGAAAGCCACAGGTGTATGCATGAAAGGCACCAGAAAACATGAATCAGATAAAAGAACCGCCAATAGCTTTAAATAACAAGACACATATAATGGGATGAGTCACAAATAGCCATTGTGAAATGGGAAATGGATCAGCTGCAGTTATGTCTTAAACGGCATCTC is a window encoding:
- the LOC100806003 gene encoding mannan endo-1,4-beta-mannosidase 2 — protein: MLYRVCKRYRIMVSGNGLFYPVVGFASIVLFIYMSFGDVRFGFEEEAELAFVERNGTQFMVDGKAFYINGWNSYWLMVQSVDEYSRPKVREMLRSGAKMGLTVCRTWAFNDGDYNALQSSPGVFNEQAFKALDYVIAEARQHGIRLLLSLVNNLHAYGGKTQYVKWAWQEGVGLSSSNDSFFFDPSIRSYFKNYVKTILTRKNTITGIEYRNDPTIFGWELINEPRCLTDPSGDTLQDWIEEMSAFVKLIDKRHLVTVGLEGFYGPNDPKRLTVNPEDWASRLGSDFIRNSKISNIDFTSVHIYPDHWFHHQVFEDYMKFVSKWMLSHIEDGDKILNKPVLFSEYGLSDINFTMPERKTMYKTILDISYKSAKRNRSGAGALVWQFLVGGMQEFTDDFGIIPWEKTPIPSLFVEQSCRLTKVKGWPHKDTSFKQFC